Proteins co-encoded in one Daphnia carinata strain CSIRO-1 chromosome 3, CSIRO_AGI_Dcar_HiC_V3, whole genome shotgun sequence genomic window:
- the LOC130685665 gene encoding uncharacterized protein LOC130685665 → MDSAVGLEQRGIEDKAGVLIPVNVFEDPISVNESDKEETTSDVSDEVAENRSRSLKEVEIGTSVALGAEDSRIPIETEIESEPNIALAYYTLEETDDHEKLQEDSLQIHERTREQKMQFNGTRDLDNATEIETSNEDSAAYGFIYAQTEADNEKILGMNIKLGETTDNDPVEESMPTALFAVRRLSEENRETVNPEESEEAIPIPESESSTDLRVLESDAKKEALEYNIELKVMADKEDQKNGVEISGENVQPSETENIVSVAVMDDFDIERTSLSVTEADINEDIERIEESVLEMNIQIQEAKINQRDVEKEREFSTPGDQENSPEMVDRLETPIQLEKFSSVQQGEICITSDLLDASETESVKKADLISLQIDTINEALEPTDEEDETGADLEEKLPVTNPANFPLPFVPNEFEEAIEFIDSETQVLQKDLLIDDEHPTETPPGFTSSAALASSSKRHVSDEDPFAQEEEEANPMVPCQLSPHLKTSTRQLGNSSIDNLFGSSSDAVKSTGRTRIRKPEWMRRSLVRSGSVRRLFGRMRSKRFDHDQLPVTPTPEQGHSRRPFRQMIVDFLLLLFES, encoded by the exons atggattctGCTGTCGGACTAGAACAAAG GGGGATCGAAGACAAAGCGGGCGTTCTGATTCCCGTTAATGTTTTTGAAGATCCTATCTCTGTAAATGAATCAGACAAAGAAGAAACTACAAGCGATGTTTCTGACGAGGTTGCCGAAAACCGGTCACGGTCACTGAAAGAAGTTGAAATTGGGACGAGTGTTGCCCTCGGGGCTGAGGACAGTCGGATACCTATTGAAACTGAAATAGAAAGTGAGCCCAACATAGCACTTGCATACTATACGCTTGAGGAAACTGATGACCATGAAAAACTTCAAGAAGATTCTCTGCAAATTCACGAACGTACTCGAGAACAAAAGATGCAATTCAACGGCACTAGAGATCTTGATAATGCAACTGAAATCGAAACATCAAATGAAGACTCTGCCGCATATGGCTTTATTTACGCCCAAACCGAGGCagataatgaaaaaattttaggaATGAACATCAAACTAGGGGAGACAACTGATAATGACCCTGTAGAAGAAAGTATGCCTACCGCGCTCTTTGCCGTGAGAAGATTGAGTGAAGAAAATCGTGAAACGGTTAACCCGGAAGAATCGGAGGAAGCGATTCCAATTCCAGAATCCGAGAGCTCGACGGATCTTCGTGTATTGGAAAGTGATGCCAAAAAGGAAGCCCTAGAGTATAACATTGAGCTAAAGGTGATGGCCGATAAGGAAGACCAGAAGAACGGCGTAGAAATCAGTGGGGAAAACGTTCAACcaagtgaaacagaaaatattGTGTCAGTCGCTGTAATGGACGATTTTGATATTGAGAGAACCAGCTTATCAGTGACCGAAGCGGATATTAACGAAGACATCGAAAGAATAGAAGAAAGCGTTTTAGAGATGAACATTCAAATACAAGAAGCTAAGATTAATCAGCGggatgttgaaaaagaaagggaattcTCCACGCCCGGTGATCAAGAAAACAGTCCTGAAATGGTTGATCGATTAGAGACGCCCATTCAACTCGAAAAATTTTCCTCTGTCCAGCAAGGCGAAATCTGTATAACTTCAGATTTGTTGGACGCAAGCGAAACAGAGTCAGTAAAAAAAGCTGACTTAATTAGTTTACAAATTGATACCATTAATGAAGCTCTGGAACCCACcgatgaagaagacgaaacaGGAGCTGATCTAGAGGAGAAATTGCCCGTGACTAATCCTGCAAATTTCCCGTTGCCGTTTGTTCCGAATGAGTTTGAAGAAGCTATAGAATTTATCGACTCAGAAACTCAAGTATTGCAAAAGGATCTGCTGATCGATGATGAACACCCTACCGAAACTCCGCCAGGTTTCACGAGCAGTGCTGCTTTAGCTTCCAGTTCGAAAAGGCACGTCAGCGACGAAGATCCCTTtgcacaagaagaagaagaggccaACCCCATGGTCCCTTGTCAGCTTTCACCGCATCTGAAAACGAGCACCCGTCAGCTAGGTAATAGTTCAATAGACAACCTTTTTGGATCAAGCTCAGATGCTGTCAAATCAACTGGAAGAACACGTATTAGGAAGCCAGAATGGATGAGAAGGTCGTTGGTTAGGAGTGGCTCGGTACGACGATTGTTCGGTCGTATGAGATCAAAGCGCTTTGATCACGATCAACTCCCAGTTACCCCAACACCAGAACAGGGGCATTCCCGACGTCCCTTTCGCCAAATGATAgttgattttttgttattgctaTTTGAATCGTAA
- the LOC130685666 gene encoding coiled-coil domain-containing protein 22-like produces the protein MEETDGIIIETLRKIGCDIEDDISSLAHFTTEIVIEGVVKCLLSIQPDLQLNSKMPPNLPARYKLCMEIAKACKDVAGYKGDLGYETFLHGSQAEIRNVFAILIQKLPKVNEQPISDSVVDPFAYTMGKIQNDILRQLHQPWLPYFCNPSSDNSFPFLSTDLPKVVNTSGRHHLLKLSSVPTIHLIPSLIETHISELAADKYQYKFPLEKGRNFKREPEFLPPAQSSRFSLVRLLNFTDIDKKKKKPQPPPKPLHLGGAPKTEDHPTIEEQCQQLNIVIENHERDLQLRQEELANATEEVANLKCIIQCKEAEQDALRRELDRQEKLHALLPDAPVHLDRMKSLLESNKEKIAALEEQWSRIKKPLEVEYQRCLQVQENSVAEKLKAALEKTVLSLRQVVKEIRTKEDAIEKLQTHIESMPSSVLTRTFYTQRILSIVANVKKQNEEMHRVLEDVKSVQREINSIQGKVERTFTVTDEIIFRMAKSDEAARRIYKFLISLQTDCSDIQRLVKESGNLSREIKDLEEQAETELRRNIVPKLRQLQIDLEQIRQENRILEERVNNGGKL, from the exons ATGGAAGAAACTGATGGAATTATAATTGAGACTCTTCGCAAAATTGGATG TGATATTGAAGATGACATCTCATCACTCGCACATTTTACAACAGAAATTGTGATTGAGGGTGTTGTTAAGTGCCTTTTATCCATCCAGCCAGATTTACAACTCAACTCTAAAATGCCACCAAATCTCCCAGCTCGTTATAAACTATGCATGGAAATAGCAAAGGCTTGCAAG GATGTTGCAGGTTACAAAGGAGATCTTGgatatgaaacatttttacatGGTAGCCAGGCTGAAATTAGAAATGTGTTTGCCATTCTCATACAAAAACTACCTAAAGTGAATGAACAACCAATATCAGACTCTGTTGTGG ATCCCTTTGCATATACCATGGGGAAAATACAGAATGATATTCTAAGACAACTTCATCAACCATGGTTGCCTTACTTTTGTAACCCTTCAAGTGATAATAGTTTTCCTTTCCTCTCAACTGATCTACCAAAag TTGTCAACACAAGTGGCAGACACCATTTGCTAAAGCTGTCATCAGTACCCACCATTCACTTAATACCATCTTTAATAGAAACACACATTTCAGAGTTGGCAGCCGACAAATACCAATATAAG TTCCCACTTGAGAAAGgcagaaatttcaaaagggaACCGGAATTTCTTCCGCCTGCACAGAGCTCAAGGTTTTCTCTGGTTCGCTTACTGAATTTTAcg GATAtcgataagaaaaagaaaaaacctcaACCACCTCCAAAACCTTTACATTTGGGTGGAGCACCAAAAACCGAGGACCATCCTACTATAGAAGAGCAATGCCAACAACTAAATATCGTCATCGAGAACCACGAACGCGACCTACAGTTACGACAAGAAGAGCTCGCCAATGCAACGGAAGAAGTTGCCAACCTAAAATGCATTATCCAGTGTAAAGAGGCCGAGCAAGATGCTCTACGAAGAGAGTTAGATAGACAGGAAAAGCTACACGCTCTTCTTCCAGATGCACCGGTGCACTTGGATCGTATGAAATCTCTTCTGGaatcaaacaaagaaaaaattgcggCACTCGAAGAACAGTGGTCACGAATTAAAAAACCTTTGGAAGTTGAGTACCAGAGATGCCTTCAGGTTCAAGAAAAC AGCGTAGCAGAGAAGTTGAAAGCTGCGCTGGAGAAAACAGTGCTGTCTTTAAGGCAAGTCGTCAAGGAAATTCGTACGAAAGAAGACGCTATAGAGAAGCTACAAACCCATATCGAATCTATGCCTTCGTCGGTCTTGACAAG aaCATTCTACACCCAGAGAATACTGAGTATCGTGGCAAATgtcaaaaagcaaaatgaGGAAATGCATCGGGTGCTCGAGGATGTGAAAAGTGTACAGCGTGAAATTAATTCGATACAAGGAAAAGTTGAGCGCACTTTCACTGTAACGGATGAAATAATATTTCGG ATGGCCAAGTCGGATGAGGCGGCGAGACGGATATACAAGTTTTTAATTTCCCTGCAGACAGATTGCTCTGATATCCAAAGACTAGTAAAAGAATCTGGCAACTTGTCACGGGAGATCAAAGATTTGGAAGAGCAA GCCGAAACCGAGTTACGACGTAACATCGTTCCCAAACTTAGACAACTACAAATAGATCTCGAACAGATACGACAGGAGAACCGAATTTTGGAAGAAAGAGTTAATAATGGTGGGAAACTCTGA